CCAATTGTGGCTTGTTAAGAAATTAAGGATACTGGTTTGTATTGATTTCATTTTATATCATAGCCATTCATTTTTAAGATTAGGATTGTAAGTTTAAGTTTCTAACTTGTAATTGTTTACCCTATGTGAATTGCACAACATTTGTTGGTATGCCACTAAGTTACTtacataatattttataaaaaaaaattcaaggtTGGACGTGGGGTGTATTGGATTCACCAGATTAATTTGAAACCAAAGATTCCGAAACTAATTCACTACTTGATGATGGTCCatcttttattttttttgttcCATACCTCTTCGTTATTGCCTGTTGTTTTAGTCGGATATATGTTTACTAAAAAGTATCAATCTAGTAAtgacaaaagaaaaagaaaaaagaggaGGAAGAAAAAATAAAACCATTAAAAGGATCTCTTCAAAAACTTTGGAAGAATTCCAAACAACCTGATGTTGCTATAGAAGGGTCTGATGTCGTAGGAAAAGAGGCGGATGAAATTTTAGATAATTATACATAAGAGGAGGATGTAGTTAACGAAGAGCGTGAGAACGATGCTACTGAACAAGAAGTTAATTTAACTGAACAAGAAACTGATGTGACCGAAAATGTGGCTATTGAAAATAAAAAAGTGGCTAATGAAAGTAGAGAAGAAACTAATCCTAAAAAGTTTGATTCTTTGTACTTGAATATTTATGATCCTAGAGTGTGTGATGGATTAGATAGTAAAATGAGGGATTTTCTTGTTGAAAATGGACCTATAAGAGAAAGTATTGTTACATATCCTAAGGACAAATGTAGTAGGGGTTTTCAGCGTATTATTTTGATCATAAATTAAGAAATGGAGAACTTGCTGATAGAAAATGGTTGGTTTACTCCAAAAAATTGGATAAAGTATTTTGTTTTTGTTGTAAAGTGATAAAAAAAGGCTCGTGCAAAAAGCAATTTAGCAAGTGTTGGACTAGATGATTGGGTACATTTAGGTGAAAAGCTTAAGTAACACGAAGTTAGTCTTGAACATCTTACCAAGATTAGAGTATAGAAAGAACTCCAAGTTAGATTGAAAACAAATCAAACCATTGTTAAGAGAAAATTAAAAAAGTTACTGGACATTGGAAGCAGGTTATGATCAGAATAATTGTCGTTGTTAGATGCCTTGCAATGAATAATCTGTCATTTTGGGGAAAATGAAAAAATATTTGAAGATTCAAATGATAATTTTATGGGTTTTCTTGAGTCAATTGGCGAGTTTGATCAAACAATAAAACATAATTTTAGACTCATTCCAAATAAGGATATTCATTATCATTATCTTAATCATAAGGTACAAAATGATTTGACAGTTATGTTAGCATCGAGTGTAAAAAGTGCAATTATAAAGAAAATCAAAGAGGCtaaatatttttttgtaattcttgattgCACTCCTGATGCTAGCCGTATGAAACAAACGACTTTGGTGATTAGATGTGTTGATGTTGTGAGTTTCCCTGTAGTAAAAGATGGGTATTTTTTAGAGTTTTTGAATGTGGAAAATACTTCAGGATTGGGTCTGTTTGGTGAATTAGAAATTGCTCTTCAATCCCTTGATTTGAATATTAATGATGTGAGGGGACAAGGGTACGATACTGGTTCTGATATGGCAAACTCTTGTGTGAAAGGTAAATCTTTTTTTGGAGCATGCCAAGCTTTATATAATGTGTTTGTTGATTTCACTAAGAGATGAAATATATTGCTTGAATACGTCGATGACTTGACTTTAAGATCTTTAGCGGAAGTTTCTGATGATCCGAACATATGTTGGGATGCTGAAAAATTAGCCTTAAATGAATTTTCAAGTTTTGAGTTTATACTGAATTTGGTTACTTGGCATGATAGTCTATATATAATCAATTTGGTCAGCAAAAATTTATAATTTGAAGATATGCGTCTTGATGTTGCCATTGCAAGTTTAAAAGGATTGGATTTTTTTGAGAAATATATGTAAAATGGATTTACAGCATCTATGATTTATGCGAAAGAGCTTGCtaataaaataaatattgaaCCTGTTTTTCTGATAAAGCGTAGAATTAAAAGAAACAGACAGTTTGATGACAATCCTGACACTGAAAGGGAGCAGCAATCTACTTTAGAAAATTATTGAACTGATTATTTTCGTGTTCTAGTGGATATGCCACTTTCTCAACTTAAGGTAAGATTTAAACAAATAGAACTTTTTGAGTATATATTTGGATTTTTATTCGACGCATCTCGATTGATTTCTTTGGATGATAATGGAATAAAAGATTGTTTTTTGAACTTGAAAAATCTTTAACTCATGGTGAGGAATATGATATTGTTGTAAAAAGAGTTGCTTTCAGAACTACAGATCTTACGGGAGATGCTTCCAAGTGTAGCATATAAATCTGAAATACCATGAAATTCTATTGAAGTCTTGGAATTTATGAAAAAGATGGACACTTTTCCGAATATTTTAGTTGCTTATAGAGTTTTACTAACTATACCTATTACCGTGGCATATGCAGAACGGTGGTTTTCGAAGTTAAAATTAATCAAGTCGTATTTTTGGACAAGTATGACTGTGGACATGTTGAATGGATTAGCGATTTTGAGAATTGAGAAGAATATGCTGAAAAATGTTGATGTGAAGCATATAATCAATGATTTTGCTTCTAAAAATGCAATAAGAGCTCAATTCAGATGAGAGTTAATGTGTCCCACCGCATTTCTTATAAGTTTCAGAATTTGAAATCTACCAGGACAAACATGGTTTAAAGATGTGGAACTTTAATTTTGTAATGTATTCTTGCCACTCTTTTGTGTTTAAAATATCATGAACTACTTTGTTATGTTTTATTGAGTTGGGGTGAATTTTAGCTTTATGTTTATACTAGCAATTATTGATAGAAGGGTCCAATTTTTTTCGCACTAGGCCAATGAATCCTCAGGGTTGGCTCTACTCAATctcaaatatttttatttggaAGTCCTCATCAACAGGATTTTATCCTCTTCAAATAAGGATAGAGGATTCAAATTCGAGATCACTTCCTAAGCTAAATTCTGATTTTATATTAAGTGCTCTAACACCTTAAATAGAAGAAAGACTTAATATGATACTATGctctttaaaaattatttatgaaattAATGCGAAATATGGTGTAGAAACGTGACATATCAATTTTCTTGCATGAAATATAGTTAAGTAGAATATGAGATATCGATAATCCATATTGAAACAAAAGGCTTCCGAACTGGATACGAGATGTGGATAATTCATCTTGAAGTAACCGGATTCAATATATTTAGGAGTATTTGTTTATGCGGAATATGAGATTGAATTGAGATCAATAATATCCCGTCCCTTCTTCTTATATGAAATTTTGCCTTCTATGACAGATATTTTGTCACAAACATGTCTCCATTTAAATATGAAAAAAGCATCAAATGTTATTATTTTGAAATAATTGACTCTCAATATTACTTTCTGAAATTATGGCCTCTAATATCACTTCAAGCCAACTTCTCAATTCACCTTTTTTTAAACAATCAAAACGCAATTTTGGTTGAcatttttcctttttttttcttttttaattaATTACATAACTTAAAGTCACGCTTTGAGCCCCATAAACCACACTTGATATTACGTTTTTAACAATAAAACACaacttaaaaaaatatttttattaatttttattaatattttaaattttaatactttttattgggtttcaaaaatattaaattttaaataaaattttaaattcaagAGTGGGCCCTAATtcaataaattttaattttttatgtttCAATAATCCCCTTTTTGGATTTTTGAAATActaaaaaattgaataaaaacaatctaatttaacaatttttaacattttagagTTTATTAATACCCATTTACGTTTCagaaataataaaaataaattaataaaagaTACACCAATTTAGAGTTTAAAGGGCCATAAACCCTAAAGCCTAAACCCTAAttaggccctaaaccctaggaACCAAACTCTAACTATTaatcttttttaatattttagaatttattaatttttaatttgagttttaaaaatattaaattatttatagaTAAATAGAATATGAATAAAACACACCTTCGAATAAAATTTTAAGTTTAAGAACATAATATTATTTAGCATTTTgggtaaaaaaaattaaataattaaaaaaatggGAATATATATACGTTTAACTTTAAAATCAAACATGGAATCCCCTTATGGCCTTAAAACAAACCTGATACTAGGTTTAGCTTATTTCTGTTTTGGACTGACATGTGAAATCATTTTTTTACAAAACGACATTAGGACTATTATCCCCAAATAATAACATTTGGGATCAACACCTTTGGATTAGTTTTCAATGTAGCTTCTTCCGTTAGCTAAAGTgctttgaaaacaagaaccaaaAGAACATAAGAGGAAGTCCAATGGTGAGCTATATCTTGTGCTATATCTATATTATAGCTCGAAATCAAAAAAATTCAACTCCAATGATGTGCTAAACTTGGTGCTAAAATAGCATATTGCTATAGTTGGTGCTATATTTAGCACAAACTATAGCAATAGCTATAATTGCCACCTCATCAAAAAGTAAAAAAGTGGAGGGAAATGAATAAAAAATAGATTTATATCTCAGCctattcaagtacatatatatTCATTCATCATCCAGTTTTCTTTACAGTATATTAATGATTTTTTACACAAAATTAAAAACATGATATGTTTATTACAAAAATTTAAAACGATGCAGCTTTACCAGAAAATTAAAAACATACATTTAATTTTATCAGAACACCAACCATCCACATTTATGCCTCACACCCACCTTTGCTATTGCATTCAACGTCCAACAAATTATTTTGTAGACTATTTGATAAACACctctataaatatatatatgcaaGACTGATCAGCTAGAACCAAAACACCAACAATGTCCTCTCAGTCTTCTGCAAGAGGAAAATCATTCATGTCGGAACAAGATGAAGCAATATACAAATCTTATTTGAGCATCACTGAAGATCTAATTGTTGGTAGCTCGCAGCCAAGGAGTCAATTCTGGAGCAGAATTCTACATGAATATAAAGCGAAAACAAATGACGAGAGTCGGTCCGAAATAAGCATCAGATCTTGTTGGCATATTATCCAAAAATGTTGTAACAAGTTCCGTGGTGTTTAAAAAGTGTTGAAAGTTTAAATCTAAGTGGAACCACACGCAAGAGCCTTGCAATATCTGTTGTGTTTGGAGTTCTCAAGTATTCCGAGCTGAAAATCTCCACAACCCCTCTACAAAACTTCTTAAGGGATTCAATAGCAGTACTTTTTCCGATTCTAACATACTCGTCAATGCTATCAGCAGGTGTCCCGTATGCAAGCATCCTTAGCGATGCAGTCATTTTTTGAATGCCTGATAAACTAATTGCACCAGTAGCATCACATTTTTGGACAAAATAATTATCATGTTACTGCAACTCACTTAAAATCCTCTCGAAGAGTGGTTTTGCCATCCGGAATCGCTGTTGAAACATTTTATCATTGAAAACAGAATTTGTGCAGAAATAATCTCGTATTATTCTTTCATTGGCAGCTACTCGATCACACTGGATGAAAGTTCTTCCAGTTGTAGAACCAGCATGGCCTCCTTATTGGTGATTACTTGTCTGTAGTTTTTGACAGTTGATAATCAACATCATTTGGATCATGGCCTTTTCATCTTCATCTGAAGAATCTCCATCAAAATCACCTCTCTTATCCTTTTCTTTAAGCTGctcatattttatttttctaaaagaTAGATTCAATATGATATGCCGAGTGAAAGACAAATAATAAAGAGTATACTAGTAAATATATTGAATGTAGGTGGTTGAATTTATGTTTAAAATAATAGGGTAGTTGAGAGTTGGTTAAATTTGGCACAAGATATAGCACCAACCATTGGAGATGTGATATTATTTTAGCACCAAAAATCATTTTTTGGTGCTATAATATAGCAATAGCTACACTTATTTTTAGCTCACCATTGGACTTTCTCTAATAGTGGTGTGGAGCCTTGCATTGCATATTTATGCATGTGCGTGTGTCATGTCTTGAGGGTCTCGTCGGGTATGCGCATGTTTTTCAAGCCACTTTTGTCACCAGAAATCTTTCAGAGCCTCATAATGTTGTAACTTGAATTATGTACTGAAAACGACGTTGCCTTATTCCGTAACCAACAAAATATGTAGCTGATGAATTTTACATCGGGCCTGTTTGTTTCCCACTTATAAGTCaacttataacttataagttCATAATAACTTATCAATAACTGTTTGTCGActcaacttataagttgataagCTGAATGTTAGCAACGAtatactttttctcaacttattttgatttttctcCTTTTTATTAACTTTACTTTTACAAAAATatgtttttaaatattaatctaatttaaaattcatgaattaagataattttatttaaaaattatttattttagttcatttaaataaaaaaaatcagacCTATAAGTAAAATTAACCAAACACTAATAATTGttcatctacttatcacttaaaagtcacttattaattttaagtcgtaagttacttattttaagatttcccaaacgggcaccTCGTACTTAGACTGATTTTGTGTGTTCATCAAATGTCGATCGATTTTATTTAATCGGAACAATTTTTTTGAGAGCCCTTAGAATGAAACTAAGCACTAAAACTTAAAGTAATTAATTAACATCTTAAAATAATCTTACTTTTTATGATCAGGTTCATAATGATCGAAAATAATCTATTTCTTATTACACGACATTACCTGCATGACAATTACAAATTTTGGTATAAACTGATATAATTTCCGACAAAACCCGAATAATATATCGATAAAAGTAGGAGTGGGCTAGCTAGCCACATCAAGAAGGAAATAAATAAATAGCCTTCCTTTGTCTTTTCATCCTCCATTTCTAAATTTCTTCCTCTCTGCACCTTTCTTTTAGTGACGTGATTCTCCACCATAACCACCCCAAATTACTTTATCAAAAGTTAAGAAATATAAAGATCAAAGCACTATGGTTTTCTCATCTGTTCCGGTCTTTCAAGTACTTGATCCTCCCTATTGGCAACACCAAGTAAGTTTTTCCTACACTCTATCATAATTACCTTATTACATATACTTCTTGAAATTTTTTAGCCGAAATCGAATTTAATTGGTCGAAAATACCTTAACTTTCTTGCAGTGTTGAAAGATGCAATACATTTGATTTATTTGCTTCCTTTATAAATTTATAGCCACCAGTAGGATTAGTATCAGATAATAACAATGATGATGGGAATCAGCACCACTTCACACTACCACCTATGGCTCCGTTTCAAGGCCACTCAATGGAGTCTAATTTGATGTCAGAGAGACCTAGGTCAACAAAGCCTCCACAGCAAGAAACAGCTTATAAATGCCCGTGCTGTGCATCCATAAACACGAAATTTTGCTACTAAACAACTATAGTCTCTCACAGCCAAGGCACTTTTGCAAGGCTTGTCATCGGTATTGGACTAGAGGCGGTGCACTGAGAAATGTTCCTGTAGGTGGGGGTTTTCGGAGGAACAAGAAAAGTAAAAGAATTAGATCAAAGTCTCCGATTACTGGTAATAGCTCAACAAGTGGAGTTTTTTCTAGTAGCTGTACCACTAATAATATTTTAGGTCATGCGGCCCCTTTAATTTTACCACACTTTCCTTTGTTTCCCTCGATAAATTTCACTACTAATCTTGGAGTACTTGAGGATAATAATAGCTTGTCTTCTCGGGGAATTCAGTATCCGACTACTACAACTGGCGAGTTTACTGATCCATCTAAATTTCCCGTTGCGGATGGACTGGAATCAGGAGGAACCTTTCAATTACGAAATGAAGGTTTAGGGGAAGCTGCCAGTCAATATGGCTTTAAGACATTGGAATCTTGTGGCCTGTCTCAAATCGAGTTAATTAAATTTGAGGAAGATCAAGGATTAGTAAGTTTGCCAAAGAACTTTTCGGATATTCGGGGAACGAACATCAAGAGTATTGCAGCTCTGTCAGTGCATGGAATGAACCAAATGCTTTAAATCCTTCTACAGGTCATCATCTATTgtgatttttaattttaattattctTCAATGCTACATATCGCGTTTTCCTTAAAACCCTATTTAATATTCGATTATGCATGGAACATGTATAGTTCAATTAATTTGACGTATCTTGAAAATATAATTCAGCCATCTTATGAATACTCCTTTTGAGAATTTGTATGTCAGAGTACTGGTGGAAGAAAATATGGAGTGAATGAACATGTACTGAAAACCCTAAGGAAGTTGTATGATGATggattgattttttttaaaaaaaattctttccATTTTCCATATGTATTGCCGATTTTTAGTAAACGAAAAGATTATTTTGTTAGTTTTCAAGTGAGACAAGcttattatatatatgttttctTGTTTTCACTCACGGGAGCTGATCCATGCCAAGCGCTTGTTGGTAATCATTTATCCGCTATATTCTTTTGTGGACAAGTGAAAACCCGCATGCATCAAATCTTTGCGTGGAGATAATGTGCC
This genomic interval from Apium graveolens cultivar Ventura chromosome 8, ASM990537v1, whole genome shotgun sequence contains the following:
- the LOC141679411 gene encoding dof zinc finger protein DOF3.6-like — protein: MPVLCIHKHEILLLNNYSLSQPRHFCKACHRYWTRGGALRNVPVGGGFRRNKKSKRIRSKSPITGNSSTSGVFSSSCTTNNILGHAAPLILPHFPLFPSINFTTNLGVLEDNNSLSSRGIQYPTTTTGEFTDPSKFPVADGLESGGTFQLRNEGLGEAASQYGFKTLESCGLSQIELIKFEEDQGLVSLPKNFSDIRGTNIKSIAALSVHGMNQML